In the Rhizobium sp. Pop5 genome, one interval contains:
- the nodA gene encoding nodulation N-acyltransferase NodA, producing MSPQVRWKVCWENELELSDHTELADFFRKTYGPTGAYNALPFEGARSWSGARPELRVIGYDAHGVAAHMGLLRRFVRVGEVDLLVCELGLWGVRPDLEGYGINSMRIVYPVLQQLGVRFAFGGVRQALRNLVLRLCRNGLATVLEGVRVRSTLADVYLNLPPTRCENVILVVFPIGCSMSDWPSGTLIERNGPEL from the coding sequence ATGAGCCCTCAGGTGCGGTGGAAAGTGTGCTGGGAAAACGAGTTGGAGCTCTCTGACCACACGGAGCTCGCAGATTTCTTTCGGAAGACCTATGGGCCAACTGGAGCTTACAACGCCCTTCCATTCGAAGGTGCTCGTAGTTGGTCAGGAGCTAGGCCCGAGCTTCGCGTAATAGGCTATGATGCGCACGGTGTGGCCGCTCACATGGGGTTGTTGCGTCGTTTCGTTCGGGTTGGCGAGGTCGATCTACTCGTATGCGAGCTTGGATTGTGGGGCGTGCGTCCAGATCTTGAGGGGTACGGCATTAATTCGATGCGCATTGTTTACCCAGTGCTGCAGCAACTTGGCGTTCGGTTTGCGTTCGGCGGTGTTCGGCAGGCGTTGCGCAACCTTGTTCTCAGGCTCTGCCGAAATGGTCTTGCGACGGTTTTGGAAGGGGTACGCGTGCGATCCACCCTTGCCGATGTTTATCTCAACCTCCCGCCGACGCGCTGTGAAAACGTAATTTTGGTAGTATTCCCAATAGGATGCTCAATGAGTGATTGGCCATCGGGGACCTTGATCGAGCGGAATGGCCCTGAGCTATGA
- a CDS encoding lysine N(6)-hydroxylase/L-ornithine N(5)-oxygenase family protein yields the protein MQVLDLIGIGIGPFNLSLAALACPTPLRTAFFEKESGFDWHPGLLLPNSRLQVSPLKDCVTLADPTSPFSFLNYLAVHGRLYSFVNRCDATTSRREFTQYFQWVAHQLPQLRFGEEVTDVTRLDEGYRVTTTRDHYHARSVAIGVGVVATIPECAKPWLGEKVYHVASYLDRPQIDIGERVLVVGGGQSGAEVVEHLLGSPGIGKITWVTSRGNLFTRDDSSFINVSYTPSYSQRFHSLPLKKRRTIVDDEKLTSDGISAELSNRIYETIYHRSATGNIDDVIQLLPAVVMKELSPHADGWHALLASHGTCQRPTVVADRVVLATGFEPRPLAFIDRLLASASMEGGLPVVKDDYSVQFEDNAAGQVYLQNRSPVQSGLQSVNLSLVAYRNGRIINSLLRREYYLNVPDRPILGCLGLLPAQETQNAR from the coding sequence ATGCAAGTGCTGGATCTCATCGGTATAGGCATCGGACCCTTTAATCTTAGTCTTGCAGCACTCGCGTGTCCGACGCCGCTGCGCACTGCCTTTTTCGAAAAGGAAAGCGGCTTCGATTGGCATCCTGGGCTGCTGCTGCCCAACAGTCGCCTGCAGGTATCTCCGCTGAAGGACTGTGTGACACTTGCAGATCCGACCAGTCCGTTTTCGTTTCTCAACTACCTCGCGGTGCATGGACGGCTGTACAGCTTCGTAAACCGGTGCGACGCGACCACGTCGCGAAGAGAGTTCACACAGTATTTCCAATGGGTTGCGCATCAGTTGCCACAACTCCGGTTTGGGGAGGAGGTTACCGACGTAACCAGATTAGACGAGGGTTACCGCGTGACGACGACTCGAGATCACTACCATGCACGCTCAGTTGCGATTGGCGTCGGTGTCGTTGCAACAATTCCCGAATGCGCCAAACCTTGGCTGGGCGAGAAGGTCTACCATGTGGCGAGCTATCTGGATCGGCCACAAATCGACATCGGTGAACGCGTATTAGTCGTTGGTGGGGGGCAGAGCGGTGCGGAGGTTGTTGAACACCTATTGGGCAGTCCGGGTATCGGTAAAATTACATGGGTGACGTCACGCGGGAACCTGTTCACGAGGGATGACAGCTCTTTTATCAACGTGTCATACACGCCGTCTTACAGCCAGCGCTTTCATTCGCTGCCACTTAAAAAACGTCGCACTATTGTCGACGACGAAAAACTCACCAGTGACGGCATTTCAGCAGAATTGAGCAACCGCATTTACGAAACTATCTATCACCGCAGCGCGACTGGCAATATTGACGATGTCATTCAACTGCTACCCGCAGTCGTCATGAAGGAGTTGTCTCCTCATGCGGACGGTTGGCACGCGCTGTTGGCTTCGCACGGCACCTGTCAGCGACCGACTGTAGTGGCTGATCGGGTCGTACTCGCCACCGGTTTCGAGCCTCGCCCGCTAGCGTTTATCGATCGCCTATTGGCTTCCGCTTCTATGGAAGGCGGTCTGCCGGTCGTGAAGGACGATTACTCCGTTCAATTCGAGGACAACGCCGCCGGCCAGGTATATCTGCAAAACCGATCCCCAGTCCAAAGTGGCTTGCAGAGTGTGAATCTATCGCTCGTCGCCTACCGAAACGGTCGCATCATCAATAGCCTGCTTCGGCGTGAATACTATCTGAACGTCCCAGATCGGCCGATCCTTGGGTGCCTAGGTTTACTTCCCGCTCAAGAGACACAAAACGCAAGATAA
- a CDS encoding phytanoyl-CoA dioxygenase family protein, whose amino-acid sequence MLTKEQKSTWDDVGYIRIESFLDLESRDKLSALVADVSCWETSEDKWLIWFEKTTDGRRIISKVENFLEFNAPLRDLLLADHRIESIVEELLGEDARMLKELLIFKYSDSGGYRPHQDIYHIPHKLPDRMVHAIVAIGIDDSGPDNGGLFFSPGNHKKGVFPMDAGGVMYPEVADRLAWEPVTWKAGDIFIFDDYAPHYSKPNKSENSRRVIYLVFQRASTGGPTRAEYNKLKRAYNPPEGKVSNIDELKPPNGIFYRD is encoded by the coding sequence ATGTTAACCAAAGAACAAAAATCAACATGGGATGACGTTGGATACATTAGGATTGAGTCATTTCTCGATCTAGAAAGCCGAGATAAACTTTCAGCTCTTGTGGCTGATGTTTCGTGCTGGGAGACAAGTGAAGACAAATGGCTGATATGGTTCGAAAAAACAACTGACGGTAGGAGGATCATTTCGAAGGTCGAGAACTTCCTCGAATTTAACGCCCCCCTGCGTGATTTACTGCTGGCTGACCACCGTATCGAGTCGATCGTCGAAGAGTTACTGGGGGAAGATGCCCGCATGCTCAAAGAGTTGCTGATCTTTAAGTACTCCGACAGCGGCGGCTATCGCCCGCATCAGGACATCTACCATATCCCACATAAGCTACCAGACCGGATGGTGCACGCGATTGTTGCAATAGGCATCGACGATTCCGGCCCAGACAACGGAGGGCTTTTCTTCAGCCCCGGGAACCACAAAAAGGGCGTGTTCCCAATGGACGCCGGCGGCGTAATGTACCCCGAGGTCGCGGACAGGCTGGCCTGGGAGCCCGTAACGTGGAAGGCCGGTGACATTTTCATCTTTGACGACTATGCCCCACATTACTCAAAGCCCAACAAAAGTGAAAATTCTCGAAGGGTGATTTATCTCGTGTTCCAGCGTGCCTCAACTGGTGGGCCAACGAGGGCCGAATACAACAAACTGAAACGCGCCTACAACCCTCCCGAGGGCAAGGTCTCCAACATCGACGAGCTCAAGCCGCCGAACGGCATTTTCTATCGCGATTGA
- a CDS encoding IS3-like element ISRel21 family transposase (programmed frameshift) gives MKASQFSDAQKAFILKQGDEGVSVAEICRKAGISQATYFNWKKKYAGMLPPEMKRLKQLEDENSRLKKIVADLTLDREMLQDVIRRKPLRPARKREMVKGMCCDWAISIRRACGALNFDRSTHHYTSRRADQAGLERRIREICEIRVRYGYRRVHVLLEREGWGTNIKRTYRIYRDLGLQLRNKTPKRGVKAKLREDRHMAVGPNDVWAMDFVHDQLATGKKLRVLTVVDTFSRYVPVLDPRHSYRGEDVVQTLERVCQKAGYPKTIRVDQGTEFVSRDLDLWAYSKGVTLDFSRPGKPTDNAFIEAFNGRFRAECLNQHWFLTLADAREKMEDWRRYYNEERPHGAIGNKVPISLVNSGGATSPPP, from the exons ATGAAAGCGTCGCAGTTTTCGGACGCTCAGAAGGCGTTCATTCTGAAGCAAGGTGATGAAGGCGTGTCGGTTGCTGAAATCTGCAGGAAGGCGGGGATCAGCCAGGCGACTTATTTCAACTGGAAGAAAAAATACGCGGGCATGCTGCCACCGGAGATGAAGAGGCTGAAACAGCTCGAGGACGAGAATTCGCGCCTGAAGAAGATCGTCGCGGATCTGACGCTGGACCGCGAGATGTTGCAGGATGTCATCCGCCGAAAGC CTCTAAGGCCTGCTCGGAAGCGGGAGATGGTGAAAGGCATGTGCTGCGATTGGGCGATCTCGATCCGACGTGCTTGTGGAGCGTTGAACTTCGATCGATCAACTCACCACTATACCTCTCGCCGTGCTGATCAGGCCGGTCTGGAACGTCGTATTCGCGAGATCTGCGAGATCCGTGTGCGGTACGGCTATCGCCGCGTGCATGTGCTGTTGGAACGCGAGGGTTGGGGCACCAACATCAAGCGAACCTACCGCATTTACAGGGACTTGGGGCTACAGTTGCGGAACAAGACACCGAAGCGGGGGGTAAAAGCCAAGCTTCGCGAGGATCGGCACATGGCCGTCGGACCCAACGACGTCTGGGCGATGGACTTCGTTCACGACCAACTCGCAACGGGTAAGAAACTGCGCGTGCTGACGGTGGTCGACACCTTCTCGCGCTACGTGCCGGTGCTTGATCCACGTCATAGCTATAGAGGCGAAGACGTTGTGCAAACCCTTGAACGGGTGTGCCAAAAAGCCGGCTATCCGAAAACGATCCGTGTCGACCAAGGGACCGAGTTCGTGTCGCGCGACTTGGACCTGTGGGCCTATTCCAAGGGTGTGACGTTGGACTTCTCACGCCCCGGCAAGCCGACTGATAATGCTTTCATCGAAGCGTTCAATGGCCGCTTCCGTGCAGAATGCCTGAACCAGCATTGGTTCCTGACCCTTGCGGATGCCCGCGAAAAGATGGAGGATTGGCGTAGATACTACAATGAGGAAAGACCTCATGGTGCGATCGGCAACAAGGTGCCGATCTCGTTGGTGAATTCGGGAGGCGCAACCAGCCCGCCTCCCTGA
- a CDS encoding class I tRNA ligase family protein, whose translation MRANQHTFFACSAPPCPNGKLHLGHIGGVYLLADVFVRYHRMVGNAAYHVTGADEHGTYTLVKARKLGRPVDDVAHMHIEEILQCLRSVDIEPDVFVRTSSEDHKDRSLAIYDQLRASGYVELRDGEQLYCGTCEEFAADSLAVGECPACNAPTDSNLCEDCGSALQHNLLRNPIHTTCGQSLILRPIRQVHFELEKFAPGLDHAIEASGWPESIKRKELDWLRSKLMALPMSRHFDRGVTLNSPVEVAGQTLMTWFEGLWCYETGIERLCKQNGADLDDTMRNASTRLVFFMGQDNRFYYTIGVTASLFSRGYAIPYNHAIQDFYKLEGAKFSTSRDHAVWADEVAADIDTNVLRYYLASIAKPFGANDNDFLIEGLLQTAARIRAFETALRKYAGCNETLTADKLTVEQNHNVKRYSEAVQDLRVWDAMDAIDAFFDVASFSRADTSVSAAEVSVFLSLLNPVTPMLAARYGAFFFGAGWRPGLDGGTIRPSTGLRKPVDFPLFSDPIPEAFIEAYERRFRQVRPNS comes from the coding sequence TTGAGAGCAAACCAACATACTTTTTTTGCCTGCTCGGCGCCGCCGTGCCCGAACGGCAAGCTGCATCTTGGGCATATAGGTGGCGTGTACCTTCTCGCCGACGTGTTCGTACGCTACCACCGCATGGTAGGCAACGCGGCCTATCACGTGACAGGTGCGGACGAACATGGCACTTACACGCTGGTGAAAGCCCGAAAGCTTGGCAGGCCGGTTGATGACGTCGCACACATGCACATTGAAGAAATTCTGCAGTGTCTGCGGTCAGTTGATATTGAACCGGACGTATTTGTAAGGACTTCAAGCGAAGACCACAAAGACCGCAGCTTGGCGATCTACGACCAACTAAGAGCGTCCGGCTACGTTGAGCTGCGCGACGGAGAGCAACTGTATTGCGGGACGTGCGAAGAGTTCGCCGCAGACTCACTCGCGGTCGGAGAGTGTCCAGCTTGTAACGCGCCAACAGATAGTAACCTTTGCGAAGATTGCGGCTCGGCGCTGCAACACAATCTACTACGCAACCCGATTCACACGACATGCGGCCAGAGCCTTATCTTGCGCCCGATTCGACAGGTTCATTTTGAGCTTGAAAAATTTGCTCCGGGGCTCGATCACGCCATTGAGGCGAGCGGATGGCCGGAATCCATAAAGCGCAAAGAACTTGACTGGCTACGGTCAAAACTGATGGCATTGCCGATGTCGCGGCATTTCGACCGTGGTGTGACTTTGAACTCCCCGGTGGAGGTGGCAGGCCAAACTTTAATGACTTGGTTTGAAGGATTGTGGTGCTATGAGACAGGAATCGAACGCCTCTGCAAGCAAAATGGCGCAGATCTCGATGACACTATGCGCAACGCGAGCACGAGACTCGTATTCTTCATGGGTCAGGATAACCGGTTTTATTACACGATCGGCGTTACTGCTAGTTTGTTCTCGCGCGGTTATGCGATTCCATACAACCATGCAATTCAGGACTTTTATAAGCTCGAAGGGGCGAAATTTTCTACTAGCCGTGACCACGCTGTGTGGGCTGACGAGGTGGCAGCAGATATCGACACGAACGTGCTGCGCTACTATTTGGCTAGCATCGCCAAGCCATTTGGCGCAAACGACAACGATTTTCTGATCGAGGGGCTGCTTCAGACCGCGGCTAGAATTCGTGCTTTCGAAACGGCTTTGCGCAAGTACGCCGGATGTAACGAGACGCTGACGGCCGACAAGCTGACAGTCGAGCAGAACCACAATGTTAAACGATATTCCGAAGCGGTGCAGGACTTGCGCGTCTGGGATGCCATGGACGCCATAGACGCCTTTTTCGACGTTGCGTCTTTTTCAAGGGCAGATACCTCAGTCAGCGCAGCGGAAGTTTCCGTATTTCTAAGCCTTCTTAATCCTGTGACCCCGATGCTTGCGGCGCGGTATGGTGCTTTCTTTTTCGGAGCCGGATGGCGGCCGGGGCTCGATGGCGGCACTATCCGGCCAAGCACCGGCTTACGCAAACCGGTTGATTTCCCATTGTTTAGCGACCCGATTCCGGAAGCCTTCATAGAGGCTTATGAAAGACGATTTAGGCAAGTCCGGCCGAATTCTTAG
- a CDS encoding cupin domain-containing protein, producing the protein MYTKQIDRSIMRQEYGVLVCRLLEHLPQAVATAFGTSIVEVVPGDAVDLHSHPEHELWVLISGSGVFQSDGETSAVSGDTMVYIAPHQKHAIKNSSPQTSLKFLSIWWD; encoded by the coding sequence ATGTATACGAAACAGATCGACCGCTCAATCATGCGCCAGGAGTATGGCGTTCTGGTGTGCCGGTTACTTGAGCATCTACCGCAGGCAGTCGCAACGGCTTTCGGCACATCGATTGTGGAGGTGGTACCTGGCGATGCGGTCGATCTTCATTCGCACCCAGAGCACGAACTCTGGGTATTGATCTCGGGCAGCGGCGTGTTTCAATCCGATGGAGAAACCTCCGCAGTCAGTGGGGACACGATGGTCTATATAGCGCCGCACCAAAAACACGCGATCAAAAATAGCAGCCCTCAAACCAGCTTAAAGTTCCTTTCGATATGGTGGGATTGA